A window of Paenibacillus polygoni contains these coding sequences:
- a CDS encoding GNAT family N-acetyltransferase, with translation MISIHRAEYHQKTTLRNLIELYKYDFSEFDPEDVNENGLYDYMYLDHYWTEKDRHPYFIRVEGLLAGFVLIREVGQIDSTIIYSIAEFFVMKKYRKQGIGQYVAVELFNKYKGFWKVAQIESNIPAQIFWRKTIERYTNNNYQEIREGDWEGPIQTFSTVIK, from the coding sequence ATGATATCAATACATAGAGCTGAATATCATCAAAAAACAACGTTACGAAACTTAATTGAATTATATAAGTATGATTTTAGTGAATTTGATCCGGAGGATGTCAATGAGAATGGACTTTATGATTATATGTATTTAGATCACTACTGGACAGAAAAAGATAGACATCCTTATTTTATTCGAGTTGAAGGACTGCTTGCTGGATTTGTTTTGATAAGAGAAGTAGGACAGATTGACAGTACAATAATTTATTCAATTGCTGAATTCTTCGTAATGAAGAAATATAGAAAACAAGGAATTGGGCAATATGTGGCAGTTGAATTATTCAATAAGTACAAAGGATTTTGGAAGGTAGCTCAGATTGAATCAAATATACCCGCTCAAATATTCTGGAGAAAGACAATTGAGAGATATACAAATAATAATTATCAAGAAATTAGAGAAGGTGATTGGGAGGGACCGATCCAAACCTTTTCAACAGTAATCAAATAA
- a CDS encoding group-specific protein, which produces MKKFYIASSFKNIETVRTVSERLRQEGFTHTYDWTINNNVNSIEELRDIGKKEMDAVMGSDFIVVLFPAGKGSHVELGIALGNGIKAYLYSQNDEINDLDKTSTFYHVDGVCKCNGTVEELIQTILKEQYR; this is translated from the coding sequence ATGAAAAAATTTTATATTGCATCAAGCTTTAAAAATATTGAAACCGTACGCACGGTAAGCGAGCGATTGAGACAAGAGGGATTTACTCATACATATGACTGGACTATTAATAACAATGTCAATTCAATTGAAGAACTTAGAGACATAGGAAAAAAGGAAATGGATGCAGTGATGGGTTCTGATTTTATTGTGGTTTTATTTCCAGCAGGTAAAGGAAGTCATGTCGAACTTGGCATCGCACTTGGGAATGGGATTAAAGCTTATCTCTATTCACAGAATGATGAGATTAACGACTTAGACAAGACAAGTACGTTTTATCATGTAGATGGAGTTTGTAAATGCAACGGAACCGTAGAAGAATTGATTCAAACAATATTGAAAGAACAATATAGATGA